Proteins found in one Hypericibacter terrae genomic segment:
- a CDS encoding ABC transporter ATP-binding protein produces MNALEVEGLHTYYGKSHILQGVSFEVHEGEIVTLLGRNGAGKTTTLRSLVGLTPARKGTVRVFGQTTTHWPPFRIARLGLGYVPEGRRIFPNLTVDENLRVPIERAGPWTLARIYQLFPRLAQRKTNKGRQLSGGEQEMLAIARALLLNPKLLVLDEPSQGLAPLIVQEVFRVVTSMRQEGISVLLVEQNVRAAVEIADRAYVLDDGRVVFAGIAAEFAKDEARVRALAGASAEEWAPPAARA; encoded by the coding sequence ATGAACGCGCTCGAAGTCGAGGGCCTTCACACCTATTACGGCAAGAGCCACATCCTGCAGGGCGTGAGCTTCGAGGTCCACGAAGGCGAGATCGTCACCCTGCTGGGCCGCAACGGCGCCGGCAAGACGACGACGCTGCGCAGCCTGGTCGGGCTCACACCGGCGCGCAAGGGAACGGTGCGGGTCTTCGGCCAGACGACCACCCACTGGCCGCCCTTCCGCATCGCCAGGCTCGGCCTCGGCTATGTGCCCGAGGGACGACGGATCTTCCCCAATCTGACAGTCGACGAGAATCTGCGGGTCCCCATCGAGCGCGCCGGCCCCTGGACCCTCGCGCGCATCTATCAGCTGTTTCCGCGCCTGGCGCAGCGCAAGACCAACAAGGGCCGGCAGCTTTCGGGCGGCGAGCAGGAGATGCTCGCGATCGCCCGCGCCCTGCTCCTGAACCCGAAGCTCCTGGTCCTGGACGAGCCGTCGCAGGGCCTGGCGCCCCTGATCGTCCAGGAGGTCTTCCGGGTCGTGACCTCGATGCGCCAGGAGGGCATCTCGGTCCTGCTGGTCGAGCAGAATGTCAGGGCGGCGGTCGAGATCGCCGACCGCGCCTATGTGCTGGATGACGGCCGCGTCGTGTTCGCGGGTATCGCCGCCGAGTTCGCCAAGGACGAGGCGCGCGTCCGGGCGCTGGCCGGCGCCAGCGCCGAGGAATGGGCGCCGCCGGCCGCCCGAGCGTAG